The following proteins come from a genomic window of Theileria equi strain WA chromosome 2 map unlocalized gcontig_1105316255037, whole genome shotgun sequence:
- a CDS encoding U6 small nuclear ribonucleoprotein E, putative (encoded by transcript BEWA_039360A): protein MSTIESSACYLPLALIDKCLGSKIWIIMKGDKEIAGILRGFDDYMNMVLEEVTEYSFTPEGIKTTKLSDALVNGNYIAMLVPGGKPEE from the exons ATGTCCACGATAGAGAGCAGTGCGTGCTACTTGCCCCTGGCGCTCATCGACAAATGCCTCGGGAGTAAAATTTGGATCATCATGAAGGGCGACAAGGAAATTGCAGGGATTCTGAGGGGATTCGACGACTATATGAACATG GTCCTTGAGGAGGTCACAGAGTACTCGTTTACTCCGGAAGGCATCAAGACGACCAAGCTGAGTGACGCCCTGGTGAACGGAAACTACATTGCCATGCTCGTTCCAGGGGGAAAGCCCGAAGAATAG
- a CDS encoding conserved hypothetical protein (encoded by transcript BEWA_039370A), with protein MSKFRKDQVPYLEFFLINLLWGASSFLSSEMVRLATHHLNNETKFVMTFYIFFASSMLLLLFIKISIIFTLSTLIWWNFVLHAIMLIFLFSPPAKTGGCHCFFAFLGYGCALNLVCSLNVASYTPSGLRGLIVGSALIYFTSYLCADSLIYPNVDGTVSSASKSFLVARLVLALLSIKFYKSRLETLFSWEYDNVTNNLSAESIGSWIVDGESEDPKSDLVLKAYMPSCASFSEFCSINFDNGSDFCLLFVFIGSVISTSFFSPTNTSATLVWSRYNLERVHRIEIIAGLIGAFAGLPNFKCCSSPYFVMLAYLTHLVFRTIVFIGLNTYLFNIYTSKLLMSCSTFMSSFIGSWMFVVCLLQYTTNKLQLTCKNYGTELKCCCEYNTKRCLCVCNIKEECCGEKVECCKEKECIVWTTWSNHNSFFNWNLSDCLFCTSQNCPKLKCKKGENGETGATNDCNGNHYLLRNCLTTCCPYCDLTILLECVKINRPLRDCKGDYVCSCHGDEEEKKKEEEKKKEEKKEEGPKRELTTVPLKLGDLDLKLSTYAPRGELKRFLCCCPGNDKDKCSEGNNQNGTSSDSGSTHTPSCSNGKSSHSTCCCLGLTDKEGTKKRCGKHFQFVTCQVSSCCHYDLKVKISYKEMNTQFRIGQKPFPNKFDRVGHLMFNGPCCTDTVRCTCAKYHCGITKVPYKSCSSELTGALSCEKCCKCTSCKSCKEKCSHIKVIPSGLPYHYKAKDIKRYGVITALVSSVIFLLLFKVIIASIFSAINTKEDITLIAPLKQIKTVNGIQLTTFNQPYKTDVEYARSLFPSFKGSEDDLINKATEEEQENVATIAKLTKLILGGLEAASFDRWIRNTMQTPVPINGKNLSSLQYANHVSAFLYFSLSEYIQRSARSILEYFERCSGKWEIEFQDFERRVVTQLNINTRYSTDLLKLGIHYVNPKLQKKLNTKQKEIWEKIYTDTKKLSEDLTTLTTLERKVNSSAEENILPDKIALWEFRATLLKKWTNDRTIFLNWVSFLEVMDNVTTWRKYYIDIYLEKYRRKPKTKKKVKAVPLNVPEKALSRDVL; from the coding sequence ATGTCAAAGTTTAGAAAAGACCAAGTACCGTATCTGGAGTTCTTCCTGATAAACCTCCTTTGGGGAGCCTCCTCCTTTCTGAGCTCGGAGATGGTAAGGTTGGCGACACATCACCTCAATAATGAGACCAAGTTTGTCATGACATTCTACATCTTCTTTGCCTCGTCAATGCTGCTGCTATTGTTCATTAAAATAAGCATCATATTCACGCTCTCCACGCTTATTTGGTGGAATTTTGTTCTGCATGCTATCATGCTAATATTCCTCTTTTCTCCACCAGCAAAGACCGGGGGCTGTCACTGCTTCTTTGCATTTTTGGGGTATGGTTGTGCACTCAATTTGGTGTGTTCGCTAAATGTAGCTTCCTATACCCCTTCCGGACTACGTGGTTTGATTGTAGGATCTGCCCTGATATATTTCACATCGTATCTCTGTGCTGACTCTCTAATCTATCCAAATGTTGATGGTACGGTATCGTCTGCGTCCAAGTCATTTCTAGTTGCACGACTAGTTCTGGCTCTGCTATCCATCAAGTTCTACAAGTCACGATTAGAGACCTTGTTTAGCTGGGAATATGATAACGTTACGAATAATTTGTCAGCAGAGAGCATAGGAAGCTGGATTGTTGATGGAGAATCCGAGGATCCCAAGAGTGATTTAGTTTTAAAGGCATATATGCCATCATGCGCTAGTTTTTCTGAATTTTGTAGTATAAACTTTGATAATGGATCAGACTTTTGTCTactctttgtctttataGGATCTGTCATTTCAACATCTTTCTTTTCCCCGACCAATACGTCGGCAACACTAGTATGGTCTAGATACAATCTGGAAAGGGTTCATCGCATAGAAATTATCGCAGGACTTATTGGAGCATTTGCTGGGTTACCCAATTTCAAGTGCTGCTCAAGTCCATACTTTGTAATGTTAGCATATCTTACACATCTCGTATTTCGTACAATTGTTTTTATCGGATTGAACACATATCTCTTTAATATCTACACATCAAAGCTACTCATGAGCTGCTCCACGTTCATGTCATCATTTATCGGAAGCTGGATGTTTGTCGTTTGCCTATTGCAGTATACAACGAATAAACTGCAGTTAACGTGTAAGAATTATGGAACTGAATTGAAATGCTGTTGTGAGTATAACACAAAAAGGTGTCTTTGCGTGTGTAATAttaaggaagaatgttgTGGCGAGAAAGTAGAGTGTTGTAAAGAGAAAGAGTGCATAGTATGGACAACATGGAGCAATCATAACTCATTTTTCAACTGGAACCTTTCAGACTGTCTCTTTTGTACTTCCCAGAATTGTCCAAAACTCAAGTGTAAAAAAGGAGAAAATGGTGAAACTGGTGCAACGAATGATTGCAATGGAAACCACTATTTACTGAGAAACTGCCTAACAACATGCTGTCCATATTGTGACCTTACCATTCTActggaatgtgtaaagATTAATAGGCCACTCAGAGATTGCAAAGGAGACTACGTATGTAGCTGTCACggggatgaagaagagaaaaagaaggaagaagaaaaaaaaaaagaggaaaagaaagagGAGGGGCCAAAACGGGAACTAACGACGGTACCCTTGAAGCTAGGTGATCTTGACTTAAAGCTATCAACATATGCCCCGCGTGGCGAATTGAAAAGGTTCTTGTGTTGTTGTCCAGGAAATGACAAGGACAAATGTAGCGAGGGAAATAACCAGAATGGAACTAGTTCAGATTCTGGATCTACCCATACACCTTCATGCTCTAATGGTAAGTCATCCCATTCAACCTGCTGTTGTTTGGGACTTACAGACAAAGAAGGTACAAAGAAACGCTGCGGAAAACATTTTCAATTTGTAACTTGTCAAGTTTCCTCCTGTTGTCACTATGATTTAAAAGTAAAAATCTCCTATAAAGAAATGAATACACAATTTCGTATTGGCCAAAAACCATTTCCAAACAAATTTGATCGCGTTGGCCATCTTATGTTTAATGGACCATGTTGTACCGACACTGTTCGTTGTACATGTGCAAAATATCATTGTGGTATAACAAAGGTTCCGTACAAATCTTGCAGCTCTGAGCTAACAGGAGCCCTCAGTTGTGAAAAATGTTGCAAGTGTACTAGCTGTAAATCATGCAAGGAAAAATGCTCACACATAAAGGTAATACCATCTGGACTTCCCTATCACTACAAAGCCAAGGACATAAAGAGGTATGGAGTCATTACCGCTCTAGTCTCCTCTGTCATATTTTTATTGTTATTTAAAGTAATCATCGCATCAATATTTTCTGCAATAAACACAAAGGAGGACATTACTCTAATAGCTCCCCtcaaacaaattaaaacaGTGAATGGAATACAGCTAACAACTTTCAATCAACCGTACAAAACGGATGTGGAATATGCGAGAtcattatttccatcatttaAAGGCTCTGAAGACGATCTCATCAATAAAGCTACGGAGGAGGAACAAGAAAACGTTGCAACAATTGCAAAGTTGACTAAACTTATTCTAGGAGGTTTAGAAGCGGCCTCATTCGACAGGTGGATACGTAATACTATGCAAACTCCAGTACCAATCAATGGCAAAAACCTCTCAAGCCTGCAATATGCAAACCATGTTTCTGCATTTCTCTACTTTTCTCTGTCGGAATACATCCAAAGATCTGCACGTAGTATTCTGGAGTATTTTGAGCGATGTTCCGGCAAGTGGGAAATAGAATTTCAGGACTTTGAGCGGCGTGTCGTGACTCAACTCAATATCAACACGAGATACTCCACAGACCTACTCAAGCTGGGAATACATTATGTAAACCCaaaattgcaaaagaaACTAAATACCAAGCAAAAGGAGATTTGGGAAAAGATTTACACCGACACGAAGAAGTTATCCGAGGATCTTACAACCCTCACAACTCTAGAGAGAAAGGTCAACAGTTCAGCTGAAGAAAATATACTCCCAGACAAAATTGCACTATGGGAATTCAGAGCTACTCTCCTCAAGAAGTGGACAAACGACCGCACGATATTCCTCAACTGGGTGTCCTTTCTGGAGGTCATGGATAACGTAACAACCTGGAGGAAGTACTACATTGACATTTACCTCGAAAAGTATAGACGAAAACCCAAGACCAAGAAAAAGGTTAAGGCTGTCCCTCTAAATGTCCCAGAGAAAGCTTTATCAAGAGACGTATTGTAA
- a CDS encoding ubiquitination-mediated degradation protein, putative (encoded by transcript BEWA_039380A) — MDVSGVKSDKLSESHGIVQNVLGITIKRSEKRALQGPQDAVPQKLYIGHLYGRLTGFKQDDVKYLSLQDVDDVVRAMIYVCILHNRNVLVTLNESYTRALEALGKGTSKLSLNHMSVNELTELLEAIQNALVYNGSLLIVCPDYFTLTDILEKDEIKRAYLDLSTPKARSDVFIDFALSAGNGCYLGKLVEHIWNSDEEVATAEFTSVFDTLRLRMSLKGIKATHSGEIKALVHMLSFKPLVKLFIEDIERVELESSLQKDCGAKRELLSIIGQLLNASSLNEESLEVSKLIGLNKTFYEGLQPERIDFHGKRDLNIVKMLIATKRSDYERSVNDVLQLAKLVLKADAKLRSKFLSLFGRFASFNTTRRKVLRLTHIDSGPMTLDPLYYRRMALSQDNTFGFSINLAWLLLLLSQGITFPKAEEIDVAFCQVSNMAKAKTNSLDSEMDEEKVQQLKSVDEEINHMLSFLVNTPSCMGDENQVVEAIKKLDTNALKCYDGKFITQIFWLTLKGLIMLFLPALQENLKILTHTLNYANNTQNLSPNDEKLAEYISHVYAWRTMIQHPCLIKALWHFINLSLRVFLRCALFYKADGSVNTEYRDAFNASKMRYSVLVEKYCESVSGDSCDEEQPPQFTVLPVDFIECILDLIKNITLLKQYDAYIKPPDGNALDGMDFELVVATCVFLMKCSNNMVKNIHIKCDLACSTILFLSKYSKEPMHQFETLPVSKAHLMDALCRTFIASQKASYNTRISSRLNIIQSLSQFFTISSYKKSFVTCIISKRELFVQFLHLLLNDTTFLIEEVVSYLTEIKRREVAGISLDDAPEQEEREEDDNQNDHYTQDGSIDANQLKSMSGSELKGRTRTFVEYGYEICSLLHILCNEFPGEITNSSVLLPQVSTCLGCCLESLAGQKCLQLKVRNMDEYGFKPKEWLSKIMQCYISLYEFNNEDKSPFIKAIVQNERYYRPEVFNRCIRFSTREMFLNYKAIKSFNALSNKLLEYAKKTSMMYDEATNEEIPEHYLDPIMMDIMEDPVLLPTSGKIMDRKNIERHLMSEATDPFTRAPLSREDLVEQVELRKEIESFVKSIGNKNV; from the coding sequence ATGGACGTTTCAGGCGTAAAATCAGACAAACTATCGGAATCTCATGGGATAGTACAGAATGTACTTGGCATAACCATTAAAAGGAGCGAGAAACGGGCTCTACAAGGGCCGCAAGACGCTGTTCCACAGAAGCTGTACATTGGACATCTTTACGGAAGATTGACAGGATTTAAGCAGGATGATGTCAAGTATTTAAGTCTACAGGATGTAGATGACGTGGTACGCGCGATGATTTACGTGTGTATACTCCACAACCGGAATGTTCTGGTCACCCTGAACGAGTCGTACACGCGCGCTCTGGAAGCTCTGGGGAAGGGCACATCGAAACTCTCTCTAAACCACATGTCTGTTAACGAGTTGACGGAGCTTCTGGAGGCGATACAGAACGCGCTGGTCTACAATGGCTCCCTACTGATTGTCTGTCCGGACTATTTTACCCTCACAGATATACTGGAAAAGGATGAGATTAAAAGGGCGTATCTGGATCTCTCTACCCCAAAGGCGAGATCAGACGTATTTATCGATTTTGCGCTCTCTGCAGGAAATGGATGTTATCTGGGAAAGCTCGTAGAACATATATGGAATAGTGACGAAGAGGTGGCAACTGCTGAATTTACAAGCGTATTTGACACTCTCAGGCTAAGAATGTCGCTAAAGGGTATAAAGGCAACTCATTCTGGCGAGATAAAGGCGCTTGTCCACATGCTCTCCTTCAAGCCACTCGTAAAACTATTCATTGAGGATATTGAAAGAGTGGAACTTGAATCGTCATTGCAGAAGGATTGTGGAGCAAAGAGAGAACTTTTGTCTATAATCGGTCAGTTGCTAAATGCTTCATCCCTGAATGAGGAAAGCTTAGAGGTATCAAAGCTAATTGGCCTAAACAAGACATTTTATGAAGGTTTACAACCAGAAAGAATTGACTTTCATGGAAAGAGAGATTTGaatattgtaaaaatgtTAATTGCAACAAAGAGGTCGGATTATGAAAGATCAGTAAATGATGTTTTGCAGCTGGCCAAGTTGGTACTAAAGGCTGATGCAAAACTCAGATCAAAGTTTCTATCATTATTTGGACGGTTTGCCTCATTCAACACTACTAGAAGGAAGGTACTGCGCTTGACACATATTGACAGCGGTCCAATGACACTAGACCCGCTATATTACAGGCGTATGGCTTTGTCTCAAGACAATACATTTGGATTCTCCATTAATTTGGCATGGTTACTCCTACTCTTATCGCAAGGGATAACGTTCCCAAAGGCTGAGGAAATTGATGTAGCCTTTTGTCAAGTATCTAATATGGCAAAGGCAAAAACCAATAGCCTAGACAGTGAAATGGATGAGGAAAAAGTGCAACAACTAAAATCTGTAGATGAGGAAATTAACCACATGCTTAGTTTTTTGGTAAATACTCCATCGTGCATGGGTGATGAAAATCAGGTTGTGGAGGCAATTAAAAAACTGGATACAAATGCCCTCAAGTGTTATGATGGAAAGTTTATAACGCAAATTTTCTGGTTGACATTAAAAGGATTAATCATGTTATTTCTACCAGCCTTGCAagaaaatttaaaaatccTGACACATACCCTAAACTATGCAAATAACACTCAAAATTTGAGtccaaatgatgaaaagcTAGCAGAGTATATTTCCCATGTCTACGCGTGGAGAACAATGATACAGCACCCTTGTCTCATAAAAGCGTTGTGGCATTTTATAAATCTATCTCTGCGGGTCTTTCTGAGATGTGCTTTATTTTATAAGGCTGATGGTTCCGTAAATACAGAATACAGAGATGCGTTTAATGCCTCTAAAATGCGGTACAGTGTACTAGTTGAAAAGTATTGTGAGAGTGTCTCTGGTGACTCGTGCGATGAAGAACAGCCTCCACAATTCACTGTACTTCCCGTGGATTTCATAGAATGTATACTAGATTtgattaaaaatatcaCATTATTGAAACAGTATGATGCCTATATCAAACCTCCAGATGGAAATGCACTAGACGGTATGGACTTTGAGCTTGTTGTCGCTACATGTGTATTTCTCATGAAATGTTCAAACAATATGGTAAAAAACATTCACATAAAGTGTGATTTGGCGTGTTCTACAATTTTATTcctttcaaaatattcaaaggAACCTATGCATCAGTTTGAGACACTGCCCGTTTCCAAAGCACATTTAATGGATGCTCTCTGTAGAACGTTTATAGCATCTCAAAAGGCAAGTTATAATACAAGGATATCATCCAGATTGAACATTATTCAAAGCCTTAGTCAATTCTTCACGATTTCTTCCTATAAGAAAAGCTTTGTAACTTGTAtaatatccaaaagagaGCTCTTTGTGCAAtttttacatcttttgTTAAATGACACAACGTTCTTGATAGAGGAAGTTGTATCATATCTAACTGAAATAAAGAGGAGAGAGGTGGCAGGAATATCTCTGGATGACGCACCAGAGCAGGAAGAACGAGAAGAGGATGATAACCAAAATGATCATTATACACAAGATGGATCAATAGATGCGAACCAATTGAAATCAATGAGTGGGAGCGAGCttaaaggaagaacaaggACTTTTGTGGAATATGGATATGAAATATGCTCATTATTGCACATTTTGTGTAACGAATTCCCTGGGGAAATTACAAACAGTTCAGTGCTACTGCCCCAAGTCTCAACTTGCCTTGGTTGTTGTTTGGAAAGTCTGGCCGGCCAAAAATGCCTTCAGCTAAAGGTCAGaaatatggatgagtacGGGTTTAAACCAAAGGAGTGGCTATCAAAGATAATGCAGTGTTATATCTCTCTATACGAATTTAATAATGAGGACAAGAGTCCATTCATAAAGGCAATTGTACAAAACGAACGTTACTATCGACCAGAAGTGTTTAATAGATGCATAAGGTTCTCAACAAGGGAGATGTTTTTAAACTACAAGGCAATAAAGTCATTCAATGCACTATCgaacaaacttttggaGTATGCCAAGAAGACCAGCATGATGTACGATGAAGCAACAAATGAGGAAATTCCAGAACATTATCTAGATCCAATAATGATGGATATCATGGAAGATCCAGTCCTGCTACCAACCAGTGGAAAGATCATGGACAGAAAGAATATAGAGAGGCATCTCATGTCTGAAGCTACGGATCCATTCACACGTGCACCTCTATCTAGAGAAGATTTGGTGGAACAGGTAGAACTTAGGAAGGAAATTGAATCATTTGTTAAATCAATCGGAAacaagaatgtgtag
- a CDS encoding signal peptide containing protein (encoded by transcript BEWA_039390A), whose protein sequence is MLSAKLVFASLFAFVASAFAAELDLRTLKETGHNDLGLFTVVEGRHSLKLGWFKPLVGKEVQKVLCGTHELWKAQKEGHELNELLVLSKCKEAAFAVVSELTAVGGLAHHYLELDPVAGTLKKEYDASNTDNFKLFLEAVLTALHKAGAVEALQKPYPAVAAHFFFRHLRLAGEKAAAQAGHKPELMQ, encoded by the coding sequence ATGCTTTCTGCTAAACTCGTATTCGCTTCCCTCTTTGCCTTTGTGGCCTCAGCCTTTGCCGCTGAACTTGACTTGAGGACTCTCAAGGAAACTGGTCATAATGATCTTGGTTTGTTCACTGTTGTAGAAGGTCGTCATAGTTTGAAGCTTGGATGGTTCAAGCCATTGGTTGGCAAGGAAGTCCAAAAGGTTCTCTGTGGTACTCATGAACTCTGGAAAGCTCAGAAGGAAGGCCACGAACTCAACGAACTTCTTGTTCTTTCCAAGTGCAAGGAGGCTGCTTTCGCTGTCGTCTCTGAGTTAACTGCTGTAGGAGGTTTGGCTCATCACTACCTCGAGCTTGACCCAGTGGCTGGTACTCTTAAGAAAGAGTATGATGCTAGCAATACAGACAACTTCAAGCTCTTCCTTGAAGCTGTATTGACTGCTCTCCATAAGGCTGGCGCTGTTGAGGCTCTCCAGAAGCCATATCCAGCTGTTGCCGCTCACTTCTTCTTCCGTCACTTGAGATTGGCTGGAGAGAAGGCTGCCGCTCAAGCCGGACACAAGCCAGAACTCATGCAGTAA
- a CDS encoding conserved hypothetical protein (encoded by transcript BEWA_039400A): MPILSEEDLERFRTKVCTLASSMKCDFGVERCNYSHNIYWARRCPFYLRDSSILRYVPACCPDVELGEGTTVLRNSCPRGNNCSFAHSLEEVYYHPLVYKTEVCKDYRLGKCKTYYCHLVHGLAEIRIPKQYVIPKKGNLNIPSYPNVTMVDNIRSFHSETGNFHQRDKLGKAERNTSKNEKDLFAGLTDMKISWLSTEWRTDKMDYGVDGFYLPNKSQFADGLTNLSDSSRFITDRGYGSNQIRSLSLPEYKHDANFDYIGDWPRMGLIHESKSYADTEIKPDEDGADTYGFMDTSELGISNNSNSHFSGMKQTNESQDTDQHADTIVMRNMNTWTVDQNSMVSAETNCGNENEATLTLNFNERYESEMIKKFKSGDGETSLDGMYSAVSNQCEIIKEICKDSGNNKKTWTLVVRETEVLWKLVMEVNSFLYGKAAGREVETSFSKNSQFQSDKIGESGLDISWNHWSALYSELLENIEDEKVLTSSKVLVESDQPLPKNDSNEKMKK; this comes from the exons ATGCCGATCCTAAGCGAAGAAGACTTGGAACGGTTCAGAACAAAAGTATGCACTCTGGCATCTTCCATGAAGTGTGATTTTGGTGTGGAGCGATGCAATTACTCTCACAACATTTACTGGGCAAGAAGATGCCCCTTTTACCTCAGAGATTCTTCAATACTTCGATACGTACCAGCATGCTGTCCAGATGTCGAATTAGGAGAAGGAACTACCGTATTGAGAAACTCATGTCCAAGAGGAAACAACTGTTCATTTGCACATTCCCTTGAGGAAGTGTACTATCATCCTCTGGTTTACAAAACTGAAGTGTGCAAAGACTATAGACTAGGCAAATGCAAAACGTACTATTGCCACCTGGTACATGGACTGGCTGAAATTAGGATACCAAAGCAGTATGTAATACCAAAAAAGGGAAACTTGAACATACCATCATATCCAAATGTTACAATGGTCGATAATATTCGgtcattccatagtgaaACTGGAaattttcatcaaagaGACAAACTTGGGAAAGCGGAACGAAACACttccaaaaatgaaaagg ATCTATTTGCAGGATTGACTGACATGAAAATATCGTGGCTTTCCACAGAATGGAGGACTGACAAAATGGACTATGGTGTTGACGGATTCTATCTGCCAAACAAAAGTCAATTTGCGGATGGTCTAACCAACCTTTCGGACAGTTCAAGATTTATCACAGATAGGGGATACGGTAGCAACCAAATTAGATCATTGTCCCTCCCTGAATATAAACATGACGCAAATTTTGATTACATTGGTGATTGGCCAAGAATGGGTTTAATTCATGAAAGCAAGAGCTACGCTG ACACAGAGATAAAGCCAGATGAGGACGGTGCCGATACGTATGGTTTTATGGATACGAGCGAACTTGGTATATCTAACAATTCGAATTCGCATTTTTCTGGAATGAAACAAACAAATGAATCTCAAGATACAG ATCAACACGCAGATACCATTGTTATGCGAAACATGAATACATGGACTGTAGACCAAAATTCTATGGTATCCGCCGAAACAAATTGTGggaatgaaaatgaagcAACATTAACATTGAATTTTAACGAAAGATACGAATCAGAGATGATCAAAAAGTTCAAATCCGGAGATGGTGAAACTAGCCTGGACGGAATGTATAGTGCAGTTTCCAATCAATGTGAAATAATAAAGGAGATATGCAAAGACTCTGGAAACAATAAAAAAACTTGGACTTTGGTGGTGAGAGAAACCGAGGTTTTGTGGAAGCTAGTTATGGAAGTGAACAGTTTTTTGTATGGTAAGGCAGCTGGTCGGGAAGTAGAaacatccttttcaaaaaataGCCAGTTTCAATCTGATAAAATCG GGGAATCTGGATTAGATATATCGTGGAACCACTGGAGCGCACTCTATAGCGAATTGTTGGAAAAtattgaagatgaaaaggtatTAACCAGCAGCAAAGTACTTGTTGAAAGTGATCAACCTTTACCCAAAAACGATTCAAACgagaaaatgaaaaaataA
- a CDS encoding cyclophilin peptidyl-prolyl cis-trans isomerase protein, putative (encoded by transcript BEWA_039410A), which yields MSSKEEEYESSSEDEYGPAPAPVVKRKKTGRYTDCFFIPCTVEFNDDLYLRHLPCANFYEKSYTHKTFIKHVIASPSTRYIATGSDDGSIKFWYYDKDGVQFVKHLSAHTSSIIQMRSSADGFHLGCISYDKTYKHIDFSSFDLINIINLGFVPLSLEFATPHGAPHPIVLIAENGTQKIHVFKPTLESTAIKTVEITTMSPHIMLYNSVTGVCLSANSSGDVDIFDAETFKFPKKADFGISMKSDTDLYEFRKCSTYVVSMSLSPNAQFLATYCHDGMIRIFRCSTMKLYRVYDETVSMYSAAQTDSKLSVLHFDPVDFPKRRACEGEIAKSGKDEIEYTNVLFDASSNYLIYPSMLGIKVVNLVTNKLVRVIGKSEASLRYMKIACLQGIFNKVFKISKSNEQLLPPVLISTAFQKSRIYIFTTRDPDDEEMEKRDVYNDKITQDQEIQQIDKGGKLAREATIHTSVGDIHVKLFLDECKRTVENFTVHALNGYYNGCIFHRVIKNFMIQGGDPNGDGTGGESIWGTEFEDEIHPSLKHDRAFTLSMANAGPNTNGSQFFITTVPCPWLDGKHTVFGRVTSGMETVQLIERVSALVSNKACMQVPTNSDDKPLDDIRILNIKAIL from the exons ATGAGTAgcaaagaggaagaatatgaaTCTTCTAGTGAAGATGAGTATG GACCAGCGCCAGCGCCTGTAGTCAAGAGGAAAAAGACCGGTAGGTATACAGACTGTTTCTTTATCCCTTGTACAGTTGAATTCAATGATGATCTCTATTTGAGGCATTTACCGTGCGCCAATTTCTATGAAAAGAGCTATACGCATAAGACATTTATCAAACATG TCATTGCAAGCCCATCTACTCGTTATATTGCCACTGGAAGTGATGATGGGTCTATAAAATTTTGGTATTATGACAAGGATGGTGTACAATTTGTCAAACATTTGAGCGCCCatacaa GCTCAATAATACAGATGCGTTCATCTGCTGATGGATTCCATCTGGGATGTATATCATATGATAAAACTTATAAACACATTGATTTCTCATCATTTGATTTGATCAATATCATCAACCTCGGTTTTGTACCTCTCTCGCTCGAATTCGCCACTCCTCATGGAGCTCCTCATCCAATTGTCTTAAT AGCGGAGAATGGCACTCAAAAGATACATGTATTCAAACCGACCCTGGAATCGACAGCGATTAAGACTGTTGAAATAACTACAATGAGTCCGCACATAATGTTATACAATAGCGTTACTGGAGTTTGTCTTTCTGCAAATTCTTCTGGAGACGTTGATATTTTCGATGCGGAAACATTCAAATTTCCCAAAAAAGcagattttggaatatcGATGAAAAGTGATACAGATTTGTATGAATTCAGAAAGTGTAGCACATATGTTGTCTCAATGTCTCTTTCTCCCAATGCGCAGTTTCTGGCTACATACTGTCATGACGGAATGATTAGGATATTTAGATGCTCTACTATGAAACTATACAGGGTCTATGATGAAACTGTTTCAATGTATTCTGCTGCCCAGACAGATTCTAAACTCTCTGTACTTCATTTTGACCCGGTAGACTTCCCAAAGAGAAGAGCATGTGAAGGTGAAATTGCCAAATCTGGCAAGGACGAGATTGAATATACAAATGTACTCTTTGATGCTTCGTCCAACTACTTGATTTATCCATCAATGCTTGGAATTAAAGTGGTAAATTTGGTTACTAACAAG CTCGTGCGGGTCATTGGGAAATCGGAGGCATCGTTGAGATACATGAAAATTGCATGTTTGCAAGGCATCTTTAACAAAGTGTTCAAGATATCAAAGTCAAATGAACAGTTGTTGCCACCGGttttaatttctactgCATTCCAAAAATCTAG GATATACATTTTCACAACACGTGATCCAGATGACgaagaaatggaaaaaagaGACGTATATAATGACAAAATTACTCAGGACCAGGAAATTCAACAAATTG ACAAAGGCGGTAAATTGGCGCGGGAAGCCACAATCCACACGAGCGTAGGCGATATCCACGTGAAGCTTTTCCTTGATGAATGCAAAAGGACTGTAGAAAACTTCACTGTACATGCGCTAAACGGATACTACAATGGGTGCATATTTCACAGGGTGATTAAGAATTTTATGATCCAGGGAGGTGACCCTAACGGAGACGGAACGGGAG GAGAATCGATATGGGGAACTGAGTTTGAGGATGAGATTCACCCATCCCTAAAGCATGACAGAGCCTTTACTCTTTCCATGGCCAACGCTGGTCCAAACACCAACGGATCCCAATTCTTCATCACAACTGTTCCATGCCCATGGTTAGATGGTAAACACACTGTATTTGGACGCGTGACAAGTGGTATGGAGACCGTCCAACTCATTGAGAGGGTGAGCGCCTTAGTGTCAAATAAAGCATGTATGCAGGTTCCAACCAACAGTGACGATAAACCACTTGATGACATTCGAATTTTAAACATTAAGGCAATTCTATAA